The following proteins are co-located in the Vallicoccus soli genome:
- a CDS encoding zf-HC2 domain-containing protein, whose translation MTGARTPRGPHLGPRVSALVDGELGHDDRDRCLAHAAECPPCLAALDAERRAKAAVARLGAGAEDRDGAAAGLPPGLAARLLAIADPPPAAPPGPPAGAGAGLAGGPRGATRPGRGPQREARPGGRADATGPGRPGGARERSPLRRVSATAGGLVVAASATLGVALLVGGGAGGVGGGAARPPVAALTGSAPSASEVVERPRARTSQVALGRRCSGVPGGVPVAPAGLPECVQRPAAPGWYAASTRALPLRTASAVLAP comes from the coding sequence ATGACCGGCGCACGCACCCCGCGCGGGCCCCACCTGGGTCCGCGGGTGTCCGCGCTCGTCGACGGGGAGCTGGGCCACGACGACCGGGACCGCTGCCTGGCCCACGCCGCCGAGTGCCCGCCGTGCCTGGCCGCCCTCGACGCCGAGCGCCGGGCCAAGGCCGCCGTGGCCCGCCTGGGCGCCGGCGCCGAGGACCGGGACGGTGCGGCCGCCGGGCTCCCGCCGGGGCTCGCCGCGCGGCTGCTGGCCATCGCGGACCCGCCGCCGGCAGCTCCCCCGGGCCCGCCCGCGGGCGCCGGCGCGGGCCTGGCCGGTGGTCCCCGCGGTGCCACCCGCCCCGGCCGCGGCCCCCAGCGCGAGGCGCGCCCCGGCGGGCGCGCCGACGCGACCGGCCCCGGCCGCCCCGGCGGCGCGCGCGAGCGCTCGCCGCTGCGCCGGGTGTCGGCCACCGCCGGCGGCCTCGTCGTGGCCGCCTCCGCGACCCTCGGGGTCGCGCTGCTCGTCGGCGGCGGTGCCGGCGGGGTCGGCGGGGGTGCCGCCCGCCCGCCCGTCGCGGCGCTGACCGGCTCCGCGCCGAGCGCGAGCGAGGTCGTCGAGCGGCCCCGCGCGCGCACCTCGCAGGTCGCCCTCGGCCGGCGCTGCTCCGGCGTGCCCGGCGGCGTCCCCGTGGCCCCCGCGGGGCTGCCCGAGTGCGTGCAGCGCCCGGCGGCGCCGGGCTGGTACGCCGCGTCGACCCGCGCGCTGCCCCTGCGCACCGCCTCGGCGGTCCTCGCCCCCTGA
- a CDS encoding ECF transporter S component — MVDTSRRAAAADGRVPGRWRTVDIVVASVIAVAFGLVFAVWNNYLYSVVSAPLSGSPAQPLLAFVWLVPGVVGGLVVRRPGAALYTEFVAATVSLFFGSVWGLSVLMSGVWQGLGAELVLAALLYRRWGVVAGALAGVGAGFAMGVYESVVLSYALGAGARTVYVASSMATGVLAGVLAWWLVRALARTGVLAPFAAGRAQQREV; from the coding sequence ATGGTCGACACCTCACGACGGGCAGCCGCGGCGGACGGGCGCGTCCCGGGCCGCTGGCGCACCGTCGACATCGTCGTCGCCTCCGTCATCGCGGTCGCCTTCGGCCTCGTCTTCGCGGTCTGGAACAACTACCTCTACAGCGTCGTCTCGGCGCCGCTGTCCGGCAGCCCGGCGCAGCCGCTCCTCGCCTTCGTCTGGCTCGTGCCCGGCGTCGTCGGCGGGCTGGTCGTGCGCCGGCCGGGCGCCGCGCTCTACACCGAGTTCGTCGCCGCCACCGTGTCGCTCTTCTTCGGCAGCGTCTGGGGCCTGTCGGTGCTCATGTCCGGCGTCTGGCAGGGCCTGGGCGCCGAGCTGGTGCTCGCCGCGCTGCTCTACCGCCGCTGGGGCGTGGTCGCCGGGGCGCTCGCCGGCGTCGGCGCCGGCTTCGCCATGGGCGTCTACGAGTCGGTCGTCCTGAGCTACGCGCTCGGGGCGGGCGCCCGCACCGTGTACGTCGCCAGCTCGATGGCGACCGGGGTCCTCGCCGGCGTCCTCGCCTGGTGGCTCGTCCGGGCCCTGGCCCGGACCGGCGTGCTCGCCCCCTTCGCCGCCGGGCGCGCCCAGCAGCGCGAGGTGTGA
- a CDS encoding ABC transporter ATP-binding protein, with product MSGTAPARVDLRGWGWRHAGRRRWAVRRVDLRVEPGERVLLLGPSGAGKSTLLAGLAGLLDASTAAEQEGAALVDGAPADRQRTRVGMLFQDPETSLVMARAGDDVAFGLENRGVPAAEIWPRVDAAVRAVGFPYGHDRPTTALSGGEQQRLALAGAVAAEPALLLLDEPTANLDPQGAALVRAAVRRALDATGATLLLVEHRVADALELVDRVVVLEPGGGVVADGAPGAVFAAHGRALAAAGVWVPGAAAAPPRRAARAPGPAVLEGDGLVLAHPGRPPVVDGLDVALRAGEATAVVGPNGAGKSTLALALAGLLAPAAGAVRLPGAGARPLHRWRARDLCRRVGTVFQDPEHQFLTARVDDELLLGPRRTGVPEAAARARVDELLARLRLDGLAGANPFTLSGGEKRRLSVATALATAPDVLVLDEPTFGQDARTWAELLDLLAALRDGGTSLLAVTHDEPFAAALADRRLALARPPAPAGAAA from the coding sequence GTGAGCGGTACGGCGCCCGCGCGGGTCGACCTGCGCGGCTGGGGCTGGCGGCACGCGGGCCGCCGCCGCTGGGCGGTGCGCCGGGTCGACCTGCGCGTCGAGCCCGGCGAGCGGGTGCTGCTCCTCGGGCCCTCCGGCGCGGGCAAGTCGACGCTGCTGGCCGGGCTGGCCGGGCTGCTCGACGCGTCGACCGCCGCGGAGCAGGAGGGCGCGGCGCTCGTCGACGGCGCGCCCGCCGACCGGCAGCGCACGCGGGTCGGGATGCTGTTCCAGGACCCGGAGACCTCGCTGGTGATGGCGCGGGCCGGCGACGACGTGGCGTTCGGCCTGGAGAACCGCGGGGTGCCCGCCGCGGAGATCTGGCCGCGGGTCGACGCGGCGGTGCGGGCGGTCGGCTTCCCGTACGGGCACGACCGGCCCACCACCGCGCTGTCCGGCGGCGAGCAGCAGCGCCTGGCCCTCGCGGGGGCCGTGGCCGCCGAGCCGGCGCTGCTGCTGCTCGACGAGCCGACGGCGAACCTCGACCCGCAGGGGGCGGCGCTCGTACGGGCCGCGGTCCGCCGCGCCCTCGACGCGACCGGCGCGACGCTCCTGCTCGTCGAGCACCGCGTCGCCGACGCGCTCGAGCTCGTCGACCGGGTCGTGGTGCTCGAGCCGGGCGGGGGCGTCGTCGCCGACGGCGCGCCCGGCGCCGTCTTCGCCGCGCACGGCCGCGCGCTCGCCGCGGCCGGCGTCTGGGTCCCCGGGGCCGCCGCGGCGCCGCCGCGCCGGGCGGCGCGCGCCCCCGGCCCGGCGGTGCTCGAGGGCGACGGCCTCGTCCTCGCGCACCCCGGGCGCCCGCCCGTCGTCGACGGGCTCGACGTGGCCCTGCGCGCCGGGGAGGCCACCGCCGTCGTCGGGCCGAACGGCGCCGGCAAGTCCACGCTCGCCCTCGCCCTCGCCGGGCTGCTCGCCCCCGCCGCCGGCGCCGTCCGGCTGCCCGGGGCGGGGGCCCGCCCGCTGCACCGGTGGCGCGCGCGCGACCTCTGCCGCCGGGTGGGGACGGTCTTCCAGGACCCGGAGCACCAGTTCCTCACCGCCCGCGTCGACGACGAGCTGCTGCTCGGGCCGCGGCGCACGGGCGTCCCCGAGGCGGCCGCGCGCGCCAGGGTCGACGAGCTCCTGGCCCGGCTGCGCCTCGACGGCCTCGCCGGGGCCAACCCCTTCACCCTCTCCGGCGGGGAGAAGCGGCGGCTGTCCGTGGCCACCGCGCTCGCCACCGCGCCGGACGTCCTCGTCCTCGACGAGCCCACCTTCGGGCAGGACGCGCGCACCTGGGCCGAGCTGCTCGACCTGCTCGCCGCGCTGCGCGACGGCGGCACCAGCCTGCTGGCCGTCACCCACGACGAGCCGTTCGCCGCGGCGCTCGCCGACCGGCGGCTCGCCCTGGCCCGCCCGCCCGCGCCCGCCGGGGCGGCCGCGTGA
- a CDS encoding O-methyltransferase has protein sequence MASAQQAAQQASRQYAEELVAEDAVLTDARARAAELGCTPVGPGGGAALRLLAAAIDARNVVEVGTGTGVSGTWLLRGMHPEGVLTTIDVEPEHQRAAREAFAAEGIPANRARLISGRALDVLPRLTDGHYDLVLVDADKQDLEAYLAEALRLLRPGGVFCMDNALWHDRVADPAQRDAATVAIREFGKAVRDDERLVPALLPVGDGLLCAVKRR, from the coding sequence ATCGCCAGCGCCCAGCAGGCCGCCCAGCAGGCATCGCGCCAGTACGCCGAGGAGCTCGTCGCCGAGGACGCCGTCCTCACCGACGCCCGCGCCCGCGCGGCCGAGCTCGGCTGCACCCCGGTCGGCCCGGGCGGCGGCGCCGCGCTGCGCCTGCTCGCCGCCGCGATCGACGCCCGCAACGTGGTCGAGGTCGGCACCGGCACCGGCGTCTCCGGCACGTGGCTGCTGCGGGGCATGCACCCCGAGGGCGTGCTCACGACGATCGACGTCGAGCCCGAGCACCAGCGGGCGGCGCGCGAGGCCTTCGCCGCCGAGGGCATCCCCGCCAACCGCGCGCGCCTCATCTCCGGGCGCGCGCTCGACGTCCTGCCGCGCCTCACCGACGGGCACTACGACCTGGTCCTCGTCGACGCGGACAAGCAGGACCTCGAGGCGTACCTCGCCGAGGCCCTGCGCCTGCTGCGCCCCGGCGGCGTCTTCTGCATGGACAACGCGCTGTGGCACGACCGGGTCGCCGACCCCGCCCAGCGCGACGCGGCGACGGTCGCGATCCGGGAGTTCGGCAAGGCCGTGCGCGACGACGAGCGGCTCGTCCCGGCCCTGCTGCCCGTGGGCGACGGCCTGCTCTGCGCGGTCAAGCGCCGCTGA
- a CDS encoding DUF3117 domain-containing protein, whose protein sequence is MAAMKPRTGDGPLEVTKEGRGIVMRVPLEGGGRLVVELSADEANALGDALKDVAG, encoded by the coding sequence ATGGCGGCTATGAAGCCGCGGACGGGCGACGGCCCGCTCGAGGTGACCAAGGAGGGCCGCGGCATCGTCATGCGCGTGCCCCTCGAGGGCGGTGGCCGCCTGGTGGTCGAGCTGTCGGCCGACGAGGCCAACGCGCTCGGCGACGCCCTCAAGGACGTCGCGGGCTGA
- the sigE gene encoding RNA polymerase sigma factor SigE: MPAGDLPGGDLPGEDEVRAAAEAAPEWVPPSWEDVVRTHSARVYRLAYRLTGNQHDAEDLTQEVFVRVFRSLSSYTPGTFEGWLHRITTNLFLDQVRRKQRIRFDALADDAADRLAGREPTPAQWYDDRTLDGDVQAALDALPPDFRAAVVLCDVEGLSYEEISATLGVKLGTVRSRIHRGRAQLRAALEHRAPRRAAEGAPEGAESGR; this comes from the coding sequence CTGCCGGCCGGGGACCTCCCGGGCGGGGACCTCCCCGGCGAGGACGAGGTCCGCGCCGCCGCCGAGGCCGCGCCGGAGTGGGTGCCGCCGTCCTGGGAGGACGTGGTCCGCACCCACTCGGCGCGGGTCTACCGGCTGGCGTACCGGCTCACCGGCAACCAGCACGACGCCGAGGACCTCACCCAGGAGGTCTTCGTCCGGGTCTTCCGGTCCCTGTCGAGCTACACCCCCGGCACCTTCGAGGGCTGGCTGCACCGCATCACCACGAACCTCTTCCTCGACCAGGTGCGCCGCAAGCAGCGCATCCGCTTCGACGCCCTCGCCGACGACGCCGCGGACCGGCTCGCCGGGCGCGAGCCGACCCCGGCGCAGTGGTACGACGACCGCACCCTCGACGGCGACGTCCAGGCCGCGCTCGACGCGCTGCCGCCGGACTTCCGGGCCGCCGTCGTGCTCTGCGACGTCGAGGGGCTCTCGTACGAGGAGATCTCCGCGACCCTCGGCGTCAAGCTCGGCACCGTCCGCAGCCGCATCCACCGCGGCCGCGCGCAGCTGCGCGCGGCGCTCGAGCACCGGGCGCCCCGCCGCGCGGCCGAGGGGGCGCCCGAGGGCGCGGAGAGCGGGCGATGA
- a CDS encoding Mrp/NBP35 family ATP-binding protein yields the protein MPTPSSTLPDRSALDAALATVQDPEIHRPITELGMVKDVRVGDDGRVRVEVYLTVAGCPLKDKITRDVTAAVGAVPGVAGVEVVLDVMSDQQRRDLQTSLRGGQAEREIPFAAPGSLTRVYAVASGKGGVGKSSVTVNLAAALAARGLKVGVVDADIYGHSVPRMLGVTGRPTQVEQMILPPSAHGVKVISIGMFVADNAPVVWRGPMLHRALQQFLADVFWGDLDVLLLDLPPGTGDIAISVAQLLPGAELLVVTTPQQAAAEVAERAGAIATQTRQHVVGVVENMAWLPCPHCGERVDVFGSGGGQTVSDGLTRLLGAPVPLLGQVPLDVRLREGGDQGVPLVLTDPAAPAAQALGAVADRLSTRARGLAGRSLTITPTRR from the coding sequence GTGCCGACCCCGTCCTCCACGCTCCCCGACCGCTCCGCGCTCGACGCCGCCCTGGCGACCGTGCAGGACCCCGAGATCCACCGCCCGATCACCGAGCTCGGCATGGTCAAGGACGTGCGCGTCGGCGACGACGGCCGGGTCCGCGTCGAGGTCTACCTCACCGTGGCGGGCTGCCCCCTCAAGGACAAGATCACCCGCGACGTCACCGCCGCCGTGGGGGCCGTGCCGGGCGTCGCCGGCGTCGAGGTCGTCCTCGACGTCATGAGCGACCAGCAGCGCCGCGACCTGCAGACCAGCCTGCGCGGCGGGCAGGCCGAGCGCGAGATCCCCTTCGCGGCGCCCGGCTCGCTGACCCGGGTGTACGCCGTCGCCTCCGGCAAGGGCGGCGTCGGCAAGTCCTCGGTGACCGTGAACCTCGCCGCGGCGCTCGCCGCCCGCGGGCTCAAGGTCGGCGTCGTCGACGCGGACATCTACGGCCACTCCGTCCCGCGCATGCTCGGCGTGACGGGCCGGCCCACGCAGGTCGAGCAGATGATCCTGCCGCCGTCGGCGCACGGGGTGAAGGTCATCAGCATCGGCATGTTCGTCGCCGACAACGCCCCGGTGGTCTGGCGCGGGCCGATGCTGCACCGCGCGCTGCAGCAGTTCCTCGCCGACGTCTTCTGGGGCGACCTCGACGTGCTGCTGCTCGACCTGCCGCCGGGCACCGGCGACATCGCGATCTCCGTGGCCCAGCTGCTGCCCGGCGCCGAGCTGCTCGTGGTGACGACGCCGCAGCAGGCCGCGGCGGAGGTCGCCGAGCGCGCGGGCGCGATCGCCACGCAGACCCGCCAGCACGTCGTCGGCGTCGTGGAGAACATGGCGTGGCTGCCCTGCCCGCACTGCGGCGAGCGGGTCGACGTCTTCGGCTCGGGCGGCGGGCAGACGGTGTCCGACGGGCTCACCCGGCTGCTGGGCGCCCCGGTGCCGCTGCTCGGCCAGGTGCCGCTCGACGTGCGGCTGCGCGAGGGCGGCGACCAGGGCGTGCCCCTCGTGCTCACCGACCCGGCGGCCCCGGCCGCGCAGGCCCTCGGGGCGGTCGCCGACCGCCTCTCCACCCGCGCCCGCGGCCTCGCCGGCCGCTCCCTCACCATCACGCCCACCCGGCGCTGA
- a CDS encoding energy-coupling factor transporter transmembrane component T family protein yields MSLLAPLATDPSAPLARRGPLAKLGAALVVMAVLLVTVDPLTPAVLLAAELLALPFAGVPPRALLRRGWPLLIAALSLALANALLTDVGTGRVLLDAGPLHLTADGLAVGLTAGLRVLAVALPGVVAFATIDPVDLADALAQQLRLPPRPVYGALAAWRLVLLLAEDRRSLARARRARGVDARGPVAAVRLGTGTLLGLLVAAVRRATRLATAMDARGFDSGLARTYARRQVLDRGDVALLAGATALALGATALSVAVGVWEPLLS; encoded by the coding sequence GTGAGCCTGCTCGCCCCGCTCGCCACCGACCCGTCGGCGCCGCTGGCCCGCCGCGGGCCGCTCGCCAAGCTCGGCGCCGCCCTCGTCGTCATGGCCGTCCTGCTCGTCACCGTCGACCCGCTCACCCCGGCGGTGCTGCTGGCCGCCGAGCTGCTCGCCCTGCCGTTCGCCGGGGTGCCGCCGCGGGCGCTGCTGCGCCGCGGCTGGCCGCTGCTCATCGCGGCGCTGAGCCTCGCCCTCGCCAACGCGCTGCTCACCGACGTCGGCACCGGGCGGGTGCTCCTCGACGCCGGGCCGCTGCACCTCACCGCCGACGGCCTCGCCGTCGGGCTCACCGCCGGCCTGCGCGTGCTCGCCGTGGCGCTGCCGGGCGTCGTCGCCTTCGCCACGATCGACCCCGTCGACCTCGCCGACGCCCTGGCCCAGCAGCTGCGCCTGCCGCCCCGGCCCGTGTACGGCGCCCTCGCCGCGTGGCGCCTCGTCCTGCTGCTCGCGGAGGACCGGCGCTCGCTGGCGCGGGCCCGGCGCGCCCGGGGGGTCGACGCCCGCGGGCCGGTGGCGGCGGTGCGCCTCGGCACCGGGACCCTGCTCGGCCTGCTCGTCGCCGCGGTGCGCCGGGCCACCCGGCTGGCCACCGCCATGGACGCGCGCGGCTTCGACAGCGGGCTGGCCCGCACGTACGCCCGCCGCCAGGTGCTCGACCGCGGCGACGTGGCGCTGCTCGCGGGCGCCACCGCCCTCGCGCTCGGCGCGACCGCCCTCAGCGTCGCCGTCGGCGTCTGGGAGCCGCTGCTGTCCTGA
- a CDS encoding leucyl aminopeptidase family protein: MPRSATTERTTAADAAPRRRRARTTGTGAVATPLPALEARDGGLDALLGQGDADAVVVWLRPGDDGPVLDPAAAGVGEALGVDLADEAARAGARGSEAEVNAVPVRAEGVAVEVVLLAGAGDGTPRALRRAGAALARRARGRRALAAALPEAVEGPRDEAARALGEGLALAAYAFPRRGTTPPQPGAQGGALGRLLLVERGAAEPLRRAAATARAVATARDLANTPADVEDPAWLAARAGELLEGAGVALRVRDEAELAEEGFGGVLAVGAGSARPPRLLEMAYEPEGAGRRTPHVVLVGKGITFDSGGLSLKPREAMVPMKTDMAAGGAVVAVMTALAELGVTARVTALVPAAENLPGASAMRPGDVVTHYGGRTVEVLNTDAEGRLVLADALAYADAVLDPDVVVDIATLTGAASLGLGRRHGALYSGDDDLAAALVAAGVASGDALWRMPLVEDYRRAMDSPVADLSNISRDSTVSGGSITAALFLREFAGGRRWAHLDVAGPARADGDEHEVTKGGTGFGTRVLLRWLEGLGGGRRRR; this comes from the coding sequence GTGCCGCGCAGCGCGACGACCGAGCGCACCACCGCAGCCGACGCCGCCCCCCGCCGGCGGCGCGCCCGCACGACGGGCACCGGCGCCGTGGCCACCCCGCTGCCCGCCCTCGAGGCGCGCGACGGCGGGCTCGACGCCCTCCTCGGGCAGGGCGACGCCGACGCGGTCGTGGTGTGGCTGCGGCCCGGCGACGACGGTCCCGTCCTCGACCCGGCCGCCGCTGGCGTCGGCGAGGCGCTCGGCGTGGACCTCGCCGACGAGGCGGCGCGCGCCGGCGCCCGGGGCTCCGAGGCCGAGGTCAATGCCGTACCGGTGCGCGCCGAGGGCGTCGCCGTCGAGGTCGTGCTGCTGGCCGGCGCGGGCGACGGCACGCCGCGCGCCCTGCGCCGCGCCGGCGCCGCCCTGGCGCGGCGGGCCCGCGGCCGGCGCGCGCTCGCGGCCGCCCTGCCGGAGGCCGTCGAGGGGCCGCGCGACGAGGCGGCCCGGGCCCTCGGCGAGGGGCTCGCCCTCGCCGCGTACGCCTTCCCCCGCCGCGGCACCACGCCGCCGCAGCCCGGCGCGCAGGGGGGCGCGCTGGGCCGGCTGCTCCTCGTCGAGCGCGGCGCCGCGGAGCCGCTGCGCCGGGCCGCCGCGACGGCCCGCGCGGTCGCCACCGCCCGCGACCTCGCCAACACCCCCGCCGACGTCGAGGACCCCGCGTGGCTCGCCGCGCGCGCCGGCGAGCTGCTCGAGGGGGCGGGGGTCGCCCTGCGGGTCCGCGACGAGGCCGAGCTCGCCGAGGAGGGCTTCGGCGGGGTCCTCGCGGTGGGCGCCGGCAGCGCCCGGCCGCCGCGCCTGCTCGAGATGGCGTACGAGCCCGAGGGTGCCGGGCGGCGCACCCCGCACGTCGTGCTCGTGGGCAAGGGCATCACGTTCGACTCCGGCGGCCTGTCGCTCAAGCCGCGCGAGGCGATGGTGCCGATGAAGACCGACATGGCCGCCGGCGGCGCGGTCGTCGCCGTGATGACCGCGCTCGCGGAGCTCGGCGTCACGGCCCGGGTCACCGCGCTCGTGCCCGCCGCGGAGAACCTGCCCGGCGCCTCGGCCATGCGCCCGGGGGACGTCGTCACGCACTACGGCGGGCGCACCGTCGAGGTGCTCAACACCGACGCCGAGGGCCGGCTCGTGCTCGCCGACGCCCTGGCCTACGCCGACGCGGTGCTCGACCCCGACGTGGTCGTCGACATCGCCACGCTCACCGGTGCCGCGTCGCTCGGGCTGGGCAGGCGCCACGGCGCGCTCTACTCCGGCGACGACGACCTCGCGGCCGCCCTCGTCGCGGCCGGCGTCGCGAGCGGCGACGCCCTGTGGCGCATGCCGCTCGTCGAGGACTACCGCCGCGCCATGGACTCGCCGGTGGCCGACCTGTCGAACATCAGCCGGGACAGCACCGTCAGCGGCGGCTCGATCACCGCCGCGCTCTTCCTGCGCGAGTTCGCGGGCGGGCGCCGCTGGGCCCACCTCGACGTGGCCGGGCCCGCCCGCGCCGACGGCGACGAGCACGAGGTGACCAAGGGCGGCACCGGCTTCGGCACCCGCGTGCTGCTGCGCTGGCTCGAGGGCCTCGGCGGGGGCCGGCGCCGGCGCTGA
- a CDS encoding sec-independent translocase, which yields MFGINGWEIPVLAIIALLVLGPDKLPKFAADAARMIRQVRRMATDARDEVTRDLGPEFRDIDLQDLNPRRFVTKHLLEGDSFGLDDDEPERPARRSSTAPRPRSAAEGTGRRALGSGGSGGRPGGSSVPGASGERPPYDLDAT from the coding sequence ATGTTCGGCATCAACGGCTGGGAGATCCCGGTCCTCGCGATCATCGCCCTGCTCGTGCTCGGCCCCGACAAGCTGCCGAAGTTCGCGGCCGACGCGGCGCGGATGATCCGCCAGGTGCGCCGCATGGCCACCGACGCGCGCGACGAGGTGACCCGCGACCTGGGCCCGGAGTTCCGCGACATCGACCTGCAGGACCTCAACCCGCGCCGCTTCGTCACCAAGCACCTGCTCGAGGGCGACTCGTTCGGCCTCGACGACGACGAGCCCGAGCGGCCCGCCCGCCGCTCGTCGACGGCCCCCCGCCCGCGCAGCGCGGCCGAGGGCACCGGGCGCCGGGCGCTCGGCTCCGGCGGCTCCGGCGGGCGCCCCGGCGGTTCGTCGGTCCCCGGCGCCTCGGGCGAGCGGCCGCCGTACGACCTCGACGCCACCTGA
- a CDS encoding S1C family serine protease, whose amino-acid sequence MSSTGGAGTGGTGADWWERPAGASGSSAWDAPGPGGVPGTGGAGGAGGDAYGAPAAPGGGAHGAPQRAPDPWAGPQGGWADDPFGPSPYSAPGTSPGAPAAAWGDPFGGTGGGYPPPAPPRPVRRLGAGAALALALLAGVVGGGVGGTVGYLAADRQEGSVLDGDARLGPSATRSSERPPESVAGVAARLLPSVVSIAVEGTSSAGTGSGFVLREDGYVLTNNHVVAAGASGGEITVSFDDGSERPARIVGRDPNYDLAVIKVEARDLPVAALADSDDVVVGDPVIAVGSPLGLSGTVTTGIVSALDRPVTAGESSGSEAAFINAIQTDAAINPGNSGGPLVDATGRVIGVNSAIATTSSGLGGQSGSIGLGFAIPMNQAKRTAEQLIETGRATYPIIGAVLDGRFGGEGARVRELTAGGPADSAGLREGDVVTSIDGRRVDDSSELIVAIRALEPGDRVELTVERGGDEQVLQVELGESD is encoded by the coding sequence GTGAGCAGCACGGGCGGTGCGGGGACCGGTGGCACCGGGGCCGACTGGTGGGAGCGCCCTGCCGGCGCGAGCGGCTCCAGCGCCTGGGACGCCCCCGGCCCCGGCGGCGTCCCCGGGACCGGTGGCGCCGGAGGCGCCGGTGGTGACGCGTACGGCGCCCCGGCCGCGCCCGGCGGTGGTGCGCACGGCGCCCCCCAGCGCGCCCCGGACCCCTGGGCCGGGCCGCAGGGCGGCTGGGCCGACGACCCGTTCGGCCCGAGCCCGTACAGCGCCCCCGGCACGTCCCCCGGCGCGCCCGCCGCGGCCTGGGGCGACCCCTTCGGGGGCACGGGCGGCGGCTACCCGCCGCCGGCCCCGCCCCGGCCGGTGCGCCGGCTCGGCGCGGGCGCCGCGCTCGCCCTGGCGCTGCTGGCCGGCGTCGTCGGCGGGGGCGTCGGCGGCACCGTGGGCTACCTCGCCGCGGACCGCCAGGAGGGGTCCGTCCTCGACGGCGACGCGCGGCTCGGGCCCAGCGCGACGCGCTCGAGCGAGCGCCCCCCGGAGAGCGTCGCCGGCGTGGCCGCGCGGCTGCTGCCCTCGGTGGTGTCCATCGCGGTGGAGGGCACGAGCAGCGCGGGCACCGGCTCGGGCTTCGTGCTGCGCGAGGACGGCTACGTGCTCACCAACAACCACGTCGTCGCGGCCGGCGCCTCCGGCGGCGAGATCACGGTGAGCTTCGACGACGGCTCGGAGCGGCCGGCGCGCATCGTGGGGCGCGACCCCAACTACGACCTCGCGGTCATCAAGGTCGAGGCGCGCGACCTGCCGGTCGCGGCGCTCGCCGACAGCGACGACGTCGTCGTGGGCGACCCGGTCATCGCGGTCGGCAGCCCGCTCGGGCTCTCCGGGACGGTCACCACGGGCATCGTCAGCGCCCTCGACCGGCCGGTGACCGCCGGCGAGAGCAGCGGCTCGGAGGCCGCCTTCATCAACGCGATCCAGACCGACGCCGCGATCAACCCCGGCAACTCCGGCGGCCCGCTCGTCGACGCCACCGGGCGCGTCATCGGCGTGAACTCGGCCATCGCCACGACGAGCTCCGGGCTGGGCGGGCAGAGCGGGTCCATCGGCCTCGGGTTCGCCATCCCCATGAACCAGGCCAAGCGGACGGCCGAGCAGCTCATCGAGACCGGGCGGGCGACGTACCCGATCATCGGCGCCGTGCTCGACGGGCGCTTCGGCGGCGAGGGGGCGCGGGTGCGCGAGCTGACCGCGGGCGGTCCGGCGGACAGCGCGGGGCTGCGCGAGGGCGACGTCGTGACCTCCATCGACGGGCGTCGGGTCGACGACTCCTCCGAGCTCATCGTGGCGATCCGGGCCCTCGAGCCCGGCGACCGCGTCGAGCTCACCGTCGAGCGCGGCGGGGACGAGCAGGTGCTCCAGGTCGAGCTGGGGGAGTCCGACTAG
- a CDS encoding MarR family winged helix-turn-helix transcriptional regulator — MSSSPAASGRRRRRLTADELEAWRVFLRAHALLTRRLEADLVAEQGMSLASYDVLVTLVDAPARSLRMTELADRVLISRSGLTRLVDRLERDGLVRREPAPDDARGLLAVLTDTGYDRLRRASSTHLRGIDEYVVSRLTTGELLETGRVLGKLVDRLD; from the coding sequence GTGAGCAGCAGCCCAGCAGCGAGTGGCCGTCGCCGCCGACGGCTCACGGCGGACGAGCTGGAGGCGTGGCGGGTGTTCCTGCGCGCGCACGCGCTGCTGACCCGCCGCCTGGAGGCCGACCTCGTGGCCGAGCAGGGCATGTCCCTGGCGTCGTACGACGTGCTGGTCACCCTCGTCGACGCGCCCGCCCGCTCGCTGCGGATGACCGAGCTCGCCGACCGGGTCCTCATCAGCCGCAGCGGCCTCACCCGGCTGGTGGACCGGCTCGAGCGCGACGGGCTGGTGCGCCGCGAGCCCGCGCCGGACGACGCGCGCGGGCTGCTCGCCGTCCTCACCGACACCGGGTACGACCGCCTGCGCCGCGCCTCCTCGACGCACCTGCGGGGCATCGACGAGTACGTCGTCTCCCGGCTCACGACCGGGGAGCTGCTCGAGACCGGGCGGGTGCTCGGCAAGCTCGTCGACCGGCTCGACTGA